DNA from Sinorhizobium arboris LMG 14919:
CCGGATGCTCCATCTACCACCGAGAGCCTGCCGACTTCGGTCGACCTCGCCGAGGAATACCAAGCCTCCGGCGTCGCCGAAATCCTCGACGAACTCGACCGGGAACTCGTGGGCTTGAAACCCGTGAAGCAGCGTATCCGCGAGACGGCGGCACTGCTTCTCGTCGAGCGGGCCCGCCGCGCAATGGGCCTCAGCCATGAGCCGCCATCGCTGCATATGAGCTTCACGGGGAACCCCGGCACCGGCAAGACGACTGTGGCGCTGCGCATGGCCAACCTGCTGCACAGGCTCGGCTATATCCGCAAGGGCCATCTGGTGTCGGTGACGCGCGACGACCTGGTCGGACAATATATCGGCCACACCGCACCCAAGACCAAGGAGATCCTGAAGAAGGCGATGGGGGGCGTGCTCTTCATCGACGAGGCCTATTACCTCTACCGCCCGGACAACGAACGCGATTACGGTCAGGAAGCGATC
Protein-coding regions in this window:
- the cbbX gene encoding CbbX protein, which codes for MLMPDAPSTTESLPTSVDLAEEYQASGVAEILDELDRELVGLKPVKQRIRETAALLLVERARRAMGLSHEPPSLHMSFTGNPGTGKTTVALRMANLLHRLGYIRKGHLVSVTRDDLVGQYIGHTAPKTKEILKKAMGGVLFIDEAYYLYRPDNERDYGQEAIEILLQVMENNRDDLVVILAGYADRMDRFFESNPGFRSRIAHHIDFPDYDDEELLSIAESMLSRQGYRFDSKASAVMSDYIARRRRQPHFANARSIRNALDRARLRQANRLFEESAGPVDAEQLSTITARDIAASRVFATVEPSHTGTAP